The following is a genomic window from Rhizobium sp. NRK18.
GGCAGAGCGAGCCCTGCCCGCGCACGAAGCCGGCAATCGCACCGTCCATTTCGCGGGCGATCAGGCGGACATTTGCGACGTGGTCGCGCGGGATCCAGCTGTCGACCTTGGCGACCATGCGGTCCCAGTCGAGCAGCAGGTAGAAGGCGACGACCGGGGTGATGACGAACAGCGAGGCGATATCGACCAGCGCCTTGCCGGAACTCCAGATCTGGCCCAGCAGCTTGGCAAGGAAGCCGGCGCCCTCGGTGATGAAGTTCGAGAAGTTCTCCTTCACCGTCGTCACCTGATTGGCGATCCAGTCGGGCATCAGCGTGCCGTGCTGGCGGGTGATGAAGTCCTGCAGCTGGTTGATGTAGCCCGGAAGCTTGGAGATGAAGTCTGACAACTGGCCGGCGATGATCGGGATCAGGATGATCAGGGCGATCACGAAGACGACGATGAACATGATGAGGATGACGATGGTCGCCATCATCCGGCTGAGCCCGATCCTCTCCAGACGGTCGGCGACCGGATCGAGGAAATAGGCGAGCGCCATGCCGGCCACGAAGGGCAGCAGGATCGAATGAAAGACGGCGAGGAACACGACAAGAACCAGCAGGGCGCAAAGCCAGAAGATCGCCTGCCGCCTGAGGCTCGCACTGCTGATGTGTTTGTGTTCCAAGAGCTTCGGTTTCCTCGTCTTGCGCCGCGAACTGAACCGGTCCGGCAGATATTCCCGTTCACAGGAGATAGGATGCGTGTGGGAGACTGGTCAAGTCCGCCCGTCATCGCCGCCCCCACAATCGAAATCCGGTGCATCAACCGGAGCGGCACCATGCTGTACAACGTATCACGTGGTATGGGACGGACGCGGCCGCTCGACCGCAAACCGCCCGCATTGCGGTGAAAAACCGGGGTTTTCAGCCTCATCCGGCTTGCATATCGCGCTGACCCGTGCAATTGCCAGCCGCACGAAAAACCGTTCCGAGCCAGTGGAGAGCGATCGATGAGCCAGTCCGGCAAAAACGGCCTTACCTACAGCGATGCAGGCGTCGACATCGATGCCGGCAATCTCATGGTAGAGAAGATCAAGCCCGCTGTGAAGTCGACGCGCCGTCCGGGCGCCGACGGTGAGATCGGTGGCTTTGGCGGCCTGTTCGACCTGAAGGCCGCAGGCTTCACCGATCCGGTGCTGGTCGCCGCCAATGACGGCGTTGGCACCAAGCTCAAGATCGCCATCGACGCCGACCGGCACGACACCGTCGGCATCGACCTCGTCGCCATGTGCGTCAACGACCTCGTCGTCCAGGGGGCCGAGCCGCTGTTCTTCCTCGACTATTTCGCCACCGGCAAGCTCGACGCCGACCAGGGCGCGGCGATCGTCGGCGGCATTGCCGCCGGCTGCCTGGAAGCCGGTTGCGCGCTGATCGGCGGCGAAACGGCGGAAATGCCCGGCATGTATTCCTCCGGCGACTACGACCTCGCGGGCTTCGCGGTCGGCGCCGCCGAACGCGGCCAGCTGCTGCCGTCGGACAATATCGAGGCGGGCGACGTCATTCTCGGCCTCGCCTCCTCCGGCGTGCATTCCAACGGCTTCTCGCTGGTGCGCAAGATCGTCGAACTCT
Proteins encoded in this region:
- the purM gene encoding phosphoribosylformylglycinamidine cyclo-ligase — translated: MSQSGKNGLTYSDAGVDIDAGNLMVEKIKPAVKSTRRPGADGEIGGFGGLFDLKAAGFTDPVLVAANDGVGTKLKIAIDADRHDTVGIDLVAMCVNDLVVQGAEPLFFLDYFATGKLDADQGAAIVGGIAAGCLEAGCALIGGETAEMPGMYSSGDYDLAGFAVGAAERGQLLPSDNIEAGDVILGLASSGVHSNGFSLVRKIVELSGLSWDAPAPFAEGKTLGEALLTPTRIYVKPLLKVIRDTGAIKALAHITGGGFPENIPRVLPKTLAAEIDLASIAVPPVFSWLSATGGVAANEMLRTFNCGVGMIVVVPADKADTVSAALADAGETVFPLGRMVERSEGAPGTVYKGTLAL
- a CDS encoding AI-2E family transporter, with the translated sequence MEHKHISSASLRRQAIFWLCALLVLVVFLAVFHSILLPFVAGMALAYFLDPVADRLERIGLSRMMATIVILIMFIVVFVIALIILIPIIAGQLSDFISKLPGYINQLQDFITRQHGTLMPDWIANQVTTVKENFSNFITEGAGFLAKLLGQIWSSGKALVDIASLFVITPVVAFYLLLDWDRMVAKVDSWIPRDHVANVRLIAREMDGAIAGFVRGQGSLCLILGLYYGIGLSLTGLNFGLLIGLFSGAISFIPYIGSTVGLVLAFGVAVVQFWPDYLHIGLVLIVFFSGQFLEGNILQPKLVGQSVGLHPVWLMFALFAFGLLFGFVGLLVAVPAAAAVGVLVRFALNRYLESDLYHGHNGMKVIEHDTAPEELEP